In Malus sylvestris chromosome 2, drMalSylv7.2, whole genome shotgun sequence, the genomic stretch TCCACACATCGCAAAACCGGAAATCAACGCTGTCCAAGTCATAACATCCTTCTCAGGCAGCTTTCGGAAAACTTCCAATGCATCGTCTATGCTCCCacattttgcatacatgtcaacaAGCGTCGTCCCAAGGGCAACGTCAACCttaattttctccttttctaTATAGGCATGCAACCACTTACCAAGCTCTAAAGCACCCAAATGGCTGCAAGCAAGCAACAAACTCACCATAGTCACCTGATCTCCCTTTTCTCCTTTGAGCTGCATTTCACGAAAGAGGAGGAACGCTTCATCGTAGTTACTGTCCTCAACATGTCCGTTGATCATGATGTTCCAACTGAACAAGTTCTTCTCCCGCATCGTGTCAAACAAATCTCGAGCAAGCGATACACATCCACACTTGCAATAAACATCCAAGAGAGCCGTATTGAGCTTTAAATGGCTCCCAAAACCGTAATCATCAATGTATCGGTGCACCCTTTTCGCCATGTCTAAATCCCTCGCCCTCGCACATGCAGTCAAGACGTTAACCAAAGTAACCTCATTAGGATCCACATTTTCACTCTCCATCCTCCCAAataacttcaaagcttcaacggGTTGATCCCATTTCGCATACGCGTCAATCATGGTTGCCCAAGAAACCACACTCTTCTCAGTCATTTTGTCGAATACCTTCCGAGCGGAGACCAAACATCCACAATTCGCATACATGTTCATCAGAGTGTTCTGAGTGTATGAATCCGAAGCGAAACCAAACTTCGTAGAGTGGCAATGCAGCTGTTTTCCCTCATGCAAATCCCCGCACGACTTGAACAGAGATGGGAATGTGAACCTGTCAGGCACCCAACCTTGCAAAATCATTTCTTGGTAGAAAAGAATGGCGTCCCGGTTCAAATCCTTGTTAGTGTAGCCACGGATGACCGAGTTACAAGTATAGGTGGTGGGATTGCGGATTTGGTTTAGGACTAAACGTGCATAACGGAGGCTCCCAGAGCCTTCCAGAGCCGAAAAGGCAACGACTTTGCTGGCCGTGAAGGCGTCGAAGAAGAGCCCGGTTCGGAGAAGTTGGGCGTGGATTTGCTTGAGCTCGGACATTGTAGAGCATTTGTCTAGTAATGTGAGACATGGGTGCGGTTCAATTGGGTTTTTGGTGACGGTCGCGATGGCGGCCGTGGCGGCGATGGCGGTGGCTGTGGTGGGTTTGGTGTACGAGACTGGGATATCGGAATTGAAAGGCGGTCTAATGTGGTGGAGGGAAAGAGGAGCCGCCATTGTTGCTGGCTGCTCTGTGACTGAGGCTGACAGTTTTGTTAGTTATTACCGTTGAAGAAGCTTTACTTTTAACCGTTTACGTAGAATATCTTCCACTGTGGATAATGCTATTTTTTCCAAAACCAAATTGTGGTTACGGAAGCTCCTGCTATCCTATATTCCGGATTTTTAACAGCTAAATtcttaattaagaaaataatgaCTTTGATCTCGCCGTTAAAAATtccgaaatatattatactcTGAAGCACTATAGGATTATCCTCGTGGTGTCTGAgatatttttcagtgtgaccggcaCACGATGTAGtatatcacgtgtcattatataaatagtgggatatgtgtgttaaaaagttaatagcttaaaaaataaaatttctcatcacttACATAGAAACACGTGATATATCACTCGTGTttccg encodes the following:
- the LOC126593601 gene encoding pentatricopeptide repeat-containing protein At1g08070, chloroplastic-like, whose translation is MAAPLSLHHIRPPFNSDIPVSYTKPTTATAIAATAAIATVTKNPIEPHPCLTLLDKCSTMSELKQIHAQLLRTGLFFDAFTASKVVAFSALEGSGSLRYARLVLNQIRNPTTYTCNSVIRGYTNKDLNRDAILFYQEMILQGWVPDRFTFPSLFKSCGDLHEGKQLHCHSTKFGFASDSYTQNTLMNMYANCGCLVSARKVFDKMTEKSVVSWATMIDAYAKWDQPVEALKLFGRMESENVDPNEVTLVNVLTACARARDLDMAKRVHRYIDDYGFGSHLKLNTALLDVYCKCGCVSLARDLFDTMREKNLFSWNIMINGHVEDSNYDEAFLLFREMQLKGEKGDQVTMVSLLLACSHLGALELGKWLHAYIEKEKIKVDVALGTTLVDMYAKCGSIDDALEVFRKLPEKDVMTWTALISGFAMCGQGRKALEHFHEMQKSGVKPDAVTFVGVLAACSHAGLVDEGISHFNSMSEVYGVQPSIEHYGGMVDILGRAGRIAEAEELIRKMQMPPDRFVLGGLLGACRVHGNLAAAERVARQLLELDPNDDGAYVLLSNLYSSMKKWDEAKRIRALMAERNVKKAPGCSLIEVDGIVHEFVKGDSSHPQTTNIYEMLEDMISRLKKAGYVPEKSEVLLDIDEEEKETALSLHSEKLAIAFGLISTKPRTTIRVVKNLRVCSDCHTATKLISKVYNREIIVRDRNRFHRFRDGSCSCKDFW